The DNA sequence GCATATCTCACCACATGGTCACCATATGCAATTGATACTACTCGCTCTCCGCTTTGCAGTTTTTGAATTGCTTTCTCAACTTGAGTTAAATACTCTTCACTGTACATTTTGATTACCAAGCCATTTACTCTGTCTTAATTTTTTGGGCTTTTTGCTTTCCATTTTTCCACTCAAACTATTCCATTTACTCTCTGGCCAACGATCAATTCCAAGTGCAATAGATGCTGCTCTCGCATAAATTCGGCAATCCAGTACTTCATTTCTTTCTCTTACCTTTTGCCACTCTTGTTTAGTGTATCCTTTTACTACCTTGCTGACTAATTGCTCTGCTGTTAGCTGTTTAAAATATTCAGGTGCATACTCCGGAAAGTGACAATATCCTGCTGGAGCTTCTTCACCTTCTTTTAAAACATTAAGTAATTGAAAAAGCTCTGACTTTAATATCGATACTCCTACTGGCCAGAGCTTTATTCCTCTTTTCAGCTTTTGCCCTCCAACTTACTCTACTTGGGCTGCTAAGTGGCACTAGGGCTTTATTTACACCTTTCACTGCCATTACTCTTCCAGAGCCTTGATGACCTCTTACCCAATTGTAAACTTCCTGTGTTGCATACCCTGCATCTACTGCCATCATGCTTATCATGTATTCAAGCCCATTTTTACCGATAAAATGATGATTTAAGAGCTCAGAGAGTTTTCCCCATACTTCTCCACCTCCTGTATCTCCTTCAAATACTCGGTAGTCTATTGACCAACTTTCACGACTTTTTCCCCATGCTACAACTTCCACCTCTAGACGATCTTTTTGGACACCTACTCCTGCTGTGAGGATTACTTCGCCTTTTGGTACTGTGCCAATCTGAAAAAATTCTCTCCTGTTAAATAATTGCTTCCAGTCTGGTACTTCTCCTTTATCTACCCAGGTTTCTCCAAGTGTGGTATTTATCCAAACTTTTAGTAATTGTTCACTTTCTTTTGCATGCATTCTACTGCTTGAGTCCAACTATACCAGCCAACTGGACTTGAAAGATGAAATCCTTTTTTCTCACCTTTTACTCTATTAGTAGGCCTCCATTCTCCACGCTCAAGCATCTCTGTTTTTTGATGATTTTCTATCTTTTTACCACATTCTATACATATATAGTGTGCTGTATTTGGATTTTTATCTTCCCATTTTATTTGTGACCACTTTAGAACTTGATAGTAATTACAATGCGGACATGGTACAAAAAAATATCTCTTATCTGTTGCTTCAAATTCTTTCTCAATTCTGCTTATTCCATGAATCGTTGGTGTTGATACTAAAAAAATCTTTCGCCGTGCAAATGTATTAGTTCGTGCAATACTGAGTAGTACTGGATCTCCTTCTCCTCCTGAATCTCCTGGATATGCATCTATCTCATCAAGAAAGAGATACTTTACTGGCATAGAGCGAAGTCCCACACTGCTATTTGCTCCAGTTATTACTACTATTCCACCTGGAAATTCCTTACTTTGTACAGTATTGCCTGAGTCTCTTGACCTTGGGTCTTTTACTTTACTTTTTAAACATGGTGTACTTTCAATCAGTGGTGCAAATCTTCCCTTTGACCAACGTTTTCCCATTTCAACTGTTGGCTGCACAACTAACATTGGACCTGGTGTTTGATCTATGATATAGCCTATCCAATTATTTCCTGCTTCTGTTCCTCCAATCTGCGCTCCTTTCATGAATACTACTTTTTCTGCTGGCGAGGATGGAGATCATGATTTCTTTAAGATATGGCGTTCTCTCTGTTCTCCATTTACCTGGCTCTGATGCTGCAGTTGGCGCTAAAACTCGATATTCATTTGCCCACTCTGATACTTTAAGTTGCGGATCTGGTCTTAAACCTTCAGAAAAAGATGTTGCGTATATCATTGTCTGCATCTACTCATAATTGGTTCTATCTCAAAATCATTAACAGTAGAACTACACTCCTCCAGTTCCATAAACATCTTTTTCTGAAATTCGTTTTCTATATATCTTTTGCTCATCTCACTTATGATTATTGCTATAACAAGCGCAAATACCCCTGTTATTGTTGCAAAAATGATCGCATTGCTTATTGTTGTTGTTATTAACCCTATATATACTGCTACTGCTATTGCGCTGACTGTAATATAGATGCAGATAATATTATTATGCTTTTTCATCCTTTTATCTGCTATTTCTCTCTGTGCTATATATTTATTATGAATGGTTGGAAAATTAACAACGGTATCTCTGCAGAGCAATGACCCATTTTTTTTCAGTAAATAAAACTTTAAGTAACTCCAAATTATTTGATTTGATTGCTAAGTGCAAAACAGGTGTATAATTTGCTCCTTTTTTCAGTAGTAATTTTACTGCATGTAAATGTCCTTTTTCTGCAGCAAGGTAAATCGGTGATAGACCTTTATTATTTACAATATCAATATCGATTTCTTCTTTTAAAATTGTATCTACAACTCCTTTTTGTGCAGCTAAATGGAGTAGACTATTCTTTTTAGAACCGTATTTATTACTCATTAAAGCCTTCTTTATCTCAGGTTTAGCGTAATCAAATGGTGTCTTGCCGCTATCGTCTTTTACCAGAGGATCTATATCTTCTCGCGTTAGTAAGACCTCTATTGTTTTAAGTCTTTCAGCGTAATGTAGTGGTGTTCTATTTTCATAGTCTTGCAAATTGACTTGAGCATTAGGCTCCTTTATTAAGCATTTGAGGATATCAAGACATAAGTCTCTTTCATCGTAATTAGTATTACTTACAGCTATATGAACAGGTATTGAGTTTTGTCCCATGCGTGCACTATTCACATCTGCTCCAAGCTTCAGCAGTAACTTTACTATCTCCAACTTTTTATTATTAACTGCATAGTGCATTGGTTCGTGCATCAAAGACATCAATTTCAGCGTTTCCTTCTTTTACTAAAATTTTGACAACATTTCCATGTCCTATGCCTGCTGCTAGATGTAATGGCGTATGATGCAAAGCATTTCGTACATTAACGTCAATACCTTTTCTGATCAAATATCTCACTGCATTAATTTCACCTATCATTGCAGCTAAATGAAGTAAGCTATCTTGTTCTGACCCGTACTTGTTATTAATTAGTGCTTGTAATATTTCTGCTTTTTTCCCTTCTTTGGCGTAATCAAGAACCTTCATTATCTTCCACAAAAGGATTAATGTTCTTCTTCGTGAGTAACAAATTTACCATGCTTAAACTCTATAGCGCAATGCAGTGGAGTTTTTCCGTTTAACCCTCTGACATTAACATCTAATCCAGGTTGATTGATTAAACACTTTATTAACTCTAAACTTAAGTTATCAGCCATTTTGTATTCAAAATCTTTTTTATATTTGAAATTTAGTATTAGATAATTCTTGTAATGAGTTTGTAA is a window from the Wolbachia endosymbiont of Armadillidium arcangelii genome containing:
- a CDS encoding phage terminase large subunit family protein; its protein translation is MKGAQIGGTEAGNNWIGYIIDQTPGPMLVVQPTVEMGKRWSKGRFAPLIESTPCLKSKVKDPRSRDSGNTVQSKEFPGGIVVITGANSSVGLRSMPVKYLFLDEIDAYPGDSGGEGDPVLLSIARTNTFARRKIFLVSTPTIHGISRIEKEFEATDKRYFFVPCPHCNYYQVLKWSQIKWEDKNPNTAHYICIECGKKIENHQKTEMLERGEWRPTNRVKGEKKGFHLSSPVGWYSWTQAVECMQKKVNNY